TAATCCCTACCTATCTTCTGTCCAAAAATAGTAATTGACCAATTACCTTATTACCTTCGTGACAACTCCTGCTCCAACAGTCCTACCGCCTTCTCGAATAGCAAAGCGTAGTCCTTCCTCCATCGCAATCGGTGTGATTAACTTTACACTAACACTCACCCGGTCGCCAGGCATAACCATCTCTGTTCCCTCGGGTAACTCCAGATCCCCG
This Limnochordia bacterium DNA region includes the following protein-coding sequences:
- a CDS encoding elongation factor Tu is translated as GDLELPEGTEMVMPGDRVSVSVKLITPIAMEEGLRFAIREGGRTVGAGVVTKVIR